The DNA segment ACGGAGGAAGCATTTTAGCCATCGCTCCGCCCCTTCCGTATACCACCCCAAAACGCATGACACATACCCGCGTCAAGTCAGAGCCGGCTTTCATAGCGGCATATTCCCAATCCCGGACTAAAGAAGCCAAAAAATCATCCCCCATATTTTGGGAAGATTCATCATGCTGATGATAGGCATCGTAGATTCCGACAGCAGATGCATTGAGCCATGTATGAGGAGGGTTATTACACTGTTTTATCGCTTCCACTAATTTAGAGGTTGTTTCCAAACGGCTCTGACGCAACGTATTTTTGTAGCTACTGCTCCAACGCCCCAGAATATTGGCACCCGCAAGATTTATAATAACATCTGCATCTTCGATTTTTTGAACTAACGTTTCAACCGATGTCGAAGATCGTACACTGACTGCAGCTACCGTATCGCCTCGCTCCGTGAAAAAATGCTCCATTGCATTTCCCACAAATCCGCTCATCCCGCAAATGACTATTTTCATATTTTTACCCTTGTCTATTGCATCTTACGATTGTAGCTTAAAGGGTGCATGGAAGGATTAAAGATATAATTGAGTGTCATGTTTAATGAAATTCTAATAGAGGAGATCAAATGCTCTATCAACTCTTCGTCTATGTTCCGATCATCGCTTCTGAAAAGGTAAAAAATGCCCTATTTGATGCCGGTGCAGGCCGTTATGAAAACTATGATCAATGCAGCTGGGAAAGTAGCGGAGTCGGGCAGTTTAGACCGCTTGAAGGGTCAAACCCTTTTTTAGGATCGTTAAGTACGCTCGAAAAAGTTGAAGAGATAAAAATAGAGATGATCTGCAAACCTGAAATACTTAAAGCGGTGCTAAAAAGATTAAAAGAAGTACATCCGTATGAAGAACCGGCGTATGGGGTAATAGAATTTAAAACGATTGAAGATTTTTAAGTCATTCCCCAAAAAGGGGAAATGGCATCAGCCGCAAGAAGGAACGTTCCCAGAATCTGAACCGTACATAAACAAGAAGTCACGAAGATCTTGTGAATTTGCTTTAAATGTATCACCATTAAAGAATGGCTCTGCTTTTGTTCCGGCATGTTTTTTGATAATAGCTGCACCACCGTTAGCAAATAGGTCATCCCATTCATCTTGTGTATGCATTGCTGCACCTTTTGTACCATTGCCATGGCAATTTTTACAAGTTTTCAAATAGGCTTTTTGACCTTTTTTGTCATCAGCTGATGCAGTTGTACTCATCATTCCTGCAGCAATTACTGCCGCAAGAAGGAATGAAATAGACTTTGTCATATCGTTCTCCTTGAAGTTAGTGTAAGGCACCTCCAACATTTCCGAAAAAAAGGTGAAGATGCCTTGATCAAGTTAATGATAACTCAGAAACAATAAACAGATGTTTAATAAACAAAAAAATATTTAATAACAGCACAATTTTATCAAAAATGTATCAAAAAAACACATTTATGCTTCGTCATCCTCTGAAGGAACTTCTTCTTTTGTTTTACTCGCTCGAACTTCCAAACGGATTTTATCCTGGCGAACTTTGCGGTACGCTTTGTACTGTGCTTTGGCCAGTTCATCACCGTGCAGCCCTACTTCAGCCCCGATTTCTTCAGGTGAAAGTCCCGCTTCGTTCATCATGATCATACGGAATTCTTTTTTCGTCAAATGACGTTTGAGCGACGCGTACAGTTCTCGTTCGTCATCACCGATTTCAACAGCGCTGCATTCATAAATACGGGCCAAGACTTCGCGGATTGTTTTTGTAGGGTTGTAACGCAACCATAAAGAATTTTCGAGCATTAAAACACCTTTGTAATAATTTGTGTGAGGTCTTTGGTATCAACGATAATATTTGCCTCTTTTTTGAGAATCTCTTTGGCGCAAAAAGCCACTCTGGTTCCTGCATGGGCAAACATGGAGCGGTCATTCGCACCGTCGCCGACCACCATCGTCTCTGCTTCGCTAACGC comes from the Sulfuricurvum sp. genome and includes:
- a CDS encoding c-type cytochrome; this translates as MTKSISFLLAAVIAAGMMSTTASADDKKGQKAYLKTCKNCHGNGTKGAAMHTQDEWDDLFANGGAAIIKKHAGTKAEPFFNGDTFKANSQDLRDFLFMYGSDSGNVPSCG
- a CDS encoding NGG1p interacting factor NIF3; its protein translation is MLYQLFVYVPIIASEKVKNALFDAGAGRYENYDQCSWESSGVGQFRPLEGSNPFLGSLSTLEKVEEIKIEMICKPEILKAVLKRLKEVHPYEEPAYGVIEFKTIEDF
- a CDS encoding TIGR01777 family oxidoreductase; its protein translation is MKIVICGMSGFVGNAMEHFFTERGDTVAAVSVRSSTSVETLVQKIEDADVIINLAGANILGRWSSSYKNTLRQSRLETTSKLVEAIKQCNNPPHTWLNASAVGIYDAYHQHDESSQNMGDDFLASLVRDWEYAAMKAGSDLTRVCVMRFGVVYGRGGAMAKMLPPFKMGLGGKMGDGFQMISWIHLDDLVRAAAFLIEHNEIRGIVNFTSPEPINNLEQTKAMGRILHRPTFFDLPSWAVKLAFGEGSIVMLDSKEVYPRVLQEAGFEFRYPTFDSAMEEIVHVPE